Below is a window of Paraburkholderia kururiensis DNA.
AAGGACCTGGGCCTCGCCACGGACGCCGCGCGTTCGGCGCATCAACCGGTGTATCTGGGGGCGCTCGCACAGCAGCTTTATCAGACGATGAGCAGCCGCGGCGAAGGGCGGCTCGACTTCTCGTCCATCATCAAGCTGTATCGCACCGGCGAGGACGCGTGATGATCGAGCTCGATTACGTCCACGACGGTGCCGTCGCGCTCGTTACGTTGAAGCGCCCGCCTGCGAACGCGTTCACGCCTGAAGGCCTGCTGCAATTGCAGCGAACCGTGGAAGCGCTGAATGCCGACGAACGCGTACGTGCGCTCGTCATCACGGGCGATGGCCCGCGCTTCTTCAGCGCGGGCGCCGACCTCAACACGTTCGCCGACGGCGACAGGCACGTGGCACACGAAGCGGCCGCGCGTTTCGGCGCGGCATTCGAAGCATTGCAGAACGCGCGACCCGTCGTGATTGCGGCGATCAACGGCTATGCGATGGGCGGCGGACTGGAATGCGCGCTGGCCTGCGACGTGCGCATCGCCGAACAGCATGCGCAACTCGCCGTGCCTGAGACCGCGGTGGGTCTGCTGTGCTGCGGCTGCGGCACGCAGACGTTGCCGTGGCTCGTGGGCGAAGGCTGGGCGAAGCGAATGATCCTCACGGGCGAACGCGTGGACGCGCAGACCGCGTTGCGTATCGGTCTCGTGGAAGAGGTGGTGGAAACGGGCGCGGCGCGCGAAGCGGCATTGGCGATGGGCACGCGCGTTACGACGCTGAGTCCGCAGGCTGTCACGTTCAGCAAGCAGCTGATCCACCAGGCGCGCAACGGCGTGCCGCGCGCGGCGGCGCTGGCCGTGGAACGCGAGCGCTTCGTCGACCTGTTCGATCATCCCGATCAACGCGAGGGCGTGAATGCGTTTCTCGAAAAGCGCAAGCCGCGCTGGAGCGGCGTGAGGGACAGTACAGCGGAGACGGCACGATGAGCGCACTTCGCGAGGCTTCGGTGCAGGCCACGAGTCCTTTGAATTGCGCACCTGACGCTGAACCCGAGGTGGCGTTGCGCGTGGTGAATCGCGTCGCGGTGATCACATTGAACCGGCCGGCCGCCATCAATGCGCTCTCGCATGCGATGGTTCGCGAACTCGCCGCGCTGCTGGAGCGTTGCCGCAACGACGACGCGATCGTTGCCGTCGTGCTGCGGGGCGCGGGCGAAAAGGGCTTCTGCGCGGGCGGCGACGTGCGCGCGTTGTATGCGCTCGCGAGGCAACGCGATGCCGACACCAGCGCCGCATGGCAGCAGTTTTTCATCGACGAATACCGGCTCGACTACGCGATCCACACGTTTGCGAAGCCCGTGGTCGCGTTGCTCGACGGCATCGTCATGGGCGGGGGCATGGGACTCGGGCAGGGCGCGTGTTTGCGCATCGTCACGGACCGCTCGAAGCTCGCGATGCCGGAAACGCGCATCGGTTTTCTGCCCGACGTGGGCGCTACGCGCTTTCTCGCCGTGATGCCGGCGGAGATGGAACTGTACGTGGGCCTCACGGGCGCGACGCTTTCGGGCGCCGATGCGTTGCGCCTGCAACTGGCCGATCTCTGCGTGCCTGCGGAATGGCTCGCCTCGTTCGAAGAGAGGCTACAGCGCATGCCGCACGACGGCGACTTGCTTCATGCGCTGCGGCGGGTGTTCGAGCCGCCTTGCAACATCGTTCCGCACGCGGCGCTCACGCCGTACACGCAGTCGATCCTGCGGCACTTCGACCGGCGTTCGGGCGTGGACCGCATCGTCGCCACACTGAAGCAGGACCTGGCGCGCGAGGCACCGCGCGAAATACGCCAGTGGCTGCAAGCGACCTACGACGCGTTGACGACGCATTCGCCCACCATGCTCTACGTGACGCGCGAGGCGCTGCTGCGCGGACGGCAGATGACGCTGGCCGAGTGCTTTCGCATGGAGCTGGGCATCGTGACGCGCGCTATCGAAGACGGCGACTTCTGCGAAGGTGTGCGCGCGCATCTGGTGGACAAGGACCGGCGCCCGCGCTGGGCACCGGCCACGCTTGTCGAAGTTCGGCCCGAACGCGTGCGTCACTTCATTTCGTCGCCGTGGCGCCGCGACGTGCATCCGCTTGCGGACCTGGGCGAAACGTAGGCGCCGGGTTCAGACACTAGGCCAGCAGCACGCGCCTCAACTTTCGCTTCAACGACGCAAAGCCCGCTGCCTCCGCGGCTTTTGCGTTCGTGATGAGCAGGTCGATTCTTTCGAGCGGGCACCACGTAATGCGGCTGCGCTGGCCGATCTTGCTGTAGTCGGCGAGCACGACCACGCGGTCCGCATTGGCCACCATGGCACGGGCCACGTCCGCTTCGCCCTGATCGTAGTTGGTCGCGCCGTGCCGCGCGTCGATGCCCACGGGCGAGAGCAGGGCGAGGTCTGCGCGAAAGCGGTGAATATCGAGCACGGTGGCGGCCCCCATGGTGGCAGCGGCACGATTGCTGATGGACCCGCCCAGCAAAATCACTTCATTGGGTGCTTCGGCCTCGCCGCTTGCGCCGCGCATCTTGAGCGCCACGTCGATCGAGTTGGTGACCACCGTCAGGTTGGCGAGCTTCGCCAATTGCTCGGCGAGCAGCGACGTCGTGGTGCCCGCATCCACGAAGAGCGTCTGCCCGCTCGCTACGATGCCCGTCGCCGCCTTCACCACGGCGCTCTTCGCTTTCACGCGCGTATGGGCGCGCTCGTCGATGGGCGCTTCGTCAGCGGGGCGCACTGCGCCGCCATGCACGCGGCGCAGCTCGCCCATGGCTTCGAGGTCGAGCAGATCGCGCCGCACGGTTTCGCGCGAAACGCCCAGCTCCGCCATGATGCGTTCCGTCGAAACGCGGTGCAGCGTGGAGAGCAGCGTGCGAATTCTCTGATGACGGTCTTCCTGCCACATTGGGTGGGTACTCTGTCTTGAAGTGGGGCGGCGAACAGCGGGCCGCAGCACGCGTAGCTTACCTGTACGAGCCGCGTTTTTTCGTTGTATTTTTTTGTGGACTTGCATATTTGTGCATTTGAAATTAGCCTTCGCTCACACCGGGCACCGTGCTGTGAGCACGACCTCTGTGCATCGCGCATTTGTCCCTGCGTGACACGAATTTGACGCATTCCGCCGCTACCATCGGGCGCGCCGCCCGCAACGTCCTGACAGAACACCAGGCGGGCGGAGACGCGCAGACGCGGCGAGGGGAGCCGCCTGCGGTCTTTCTGCAATTTTTCATAACGCAGCAATTTCGGCAGAGGATGGGAAACACCATGAACCGCACGAGGTCAAGCCGTTTTGTTTCGATGTCGGCTGTAGCGGCCGCCGCACTGGTTGCGGCCACGGGCATGACGCAGGTATGGGCTGCGCCGCCCGACGCGCTCGTCGCCGCAGCGAAACAGGAAGGGCAACTGACGGTGATCGCCTTGCCCCATGACTGGTGCGGCTACGGCGCCATGATCAGCGCCTTCCAGGCGAAGTACGGCATCAAGATCAACGAGCTGAACCCGGATGCCGGCTCGGGCGACGAGGTCGAAGCCATCAAGGCCAACAAGGGCAACAAGGGACCGCAGGCGCCGGACGTGATCGACGTGGGCCTCTCCTTCGGTCCTACGGCGAAGGCCGCGGGCCTCCTGCAGCCGTACAAGGTGTCCACGTGGAAGTCGATTCCCGATTCGGCGAAGGACGCCGAAGGCTACTGGTACGGCGACTATTACGGCGTCCTCTCGTTCGAAGTGAACGGCGACATGATCGACAAGGTGCCGGCCGACTGGAGCGATCTGCTCAAGCCCGACTATCGCAATGCCGTTTCGCTCGCGGGCGATCCGCGTACGGCGAACCAGGCCATTCAGGCCGTGTTCGCGGCGGGCCTCTCGCAGACGAAGGGCAACGTGGCCGCCGCCGACAAGGCCGGCCTCAAATTCTTCGCCGACCTGAACAAGAGCGGCAACTTCGTGCCGGTGATCGGCAAGGCGGCCTCGCTCGCGCAGGGCACTACGCCCATCATCGTGCGCTGGGACTACAACGCGCTGGCTGACCGCGACACGCTCAAGGGCAATCCGAAGGTGCACGTCGTGGTGCCGAAGACGGGCGTCGTGGCCGGCGTCTACGTGCAGGCCATCAGCGCCTACGCGCCGCACCCGAACGCCGCGAAGCTGTGGATGGAGTACCTGTACTCCGACGAAGGCCAGATCGGCTGGCTCACGGGTTACTGCCACCCCATCCGCTACAACGAACTGGTGGCGGCGAAGAAGGTACCGCAGGCGCTGCTCGACAAGCTGCCGCCGGCTGCCGCCTATAAGGCTGCGGTGTTCCCGACGCTCGCCGAACAGGACGCGTACAAGGACACGATCACGAAGCAGTGGGACGCGGCTGTCGGCGCCAACGTGAAGTAACCGGAGTAACCGACGTTGCGACCAGGCGGCGCCGCACACGCGGGGCCGCCTTCTCGGGGAACATTGATGGCTGCTTCACAGGATCTCGGCCCGGGGTCGCCGGAACTCGTCGTTCCGGGCGTGCCTGCGCCGGCGCCGCAGGTCGGTCCGGCACAGGCCTCGGGGCTGCTGGGCTGGATCGGCGTAGTGCCGTTTTTCGTCTTTGCCGTGCTGTTTCTGATTCTGCCGACCGCGTTTCTCATGGTCGGTGCGTTCCAGGACGCGCAGGGCCATTTCACGCTCGACAATTTCAGGCAGCTGTTTCAGGAAGGCGTGCTCGACGCCTACTGGATCAGCTTCAAGGTCAGCGCGGCGTCGGCCGCGGGCGGGGCCGTGCTCGGCTCGCTGCTCGCGTGGGCCGCGGTGCACGGCAAGCTGCCGCGCTGGATTCGGCCTACGCTCATGACGTTTTCCGGCGTCGCGTCGAACTTCGCCGGCGTGCCGCTCGCGTTCGCGTTCATCTGCACGCTGGGCCGCGTGGGTCTCGTCACGTTTCTGCTCAAGAAATACGTGGGCATCAATCTGTACGCCACGGGCTTCAGCATCCTGAGTTTCTGGGGGCTCACGCTCACGTACCTGTATTTCCAGAT
It encodes the following:
- a CDS encoding enoyl-CoA hydratase; translation: MIELDYVHDGAVALVTLKRPPANAFTPEGLLQLQRTVEALNADERVRALVITGDGPRFFSAGADLNTFADGDRHVAHEAAARFGAAFEALQNARPVVIAAINGYAMGGGLECALACDVRIAEQHAQLAVPETAVGLLCCGCGTQTLPWLVGEGWAKRMILTGERVDAQTALRIGLVEEVVETGAAREAALAMGTRVTTLSPQAVTFSKQLIHQARNGVPRAAALAVERERFVDLFDHPDQREGVNAFLEKRKPRWSGVRDSTAETAR
- a CDS encoding enoyl-CoA hydratase/isomerase family protein, with amino-acid sequence MSALREASVQATSPLNCAPDAEPEVALRVVNRVAVITLNRPAAINALSHAMVRELAALLERCRNDDAIVAVVLRGAGEKGFCAGGDVRALYALARQRDADTSAAWQQFFIDEYRLDYAIHTFAKPVVALLDGIVMGGGMGLGQGACLRIVTDRSKLAMPETRIGFLPDVGATRFLAVMPAEMELYVGLTGATLSGADALRLQLADLCVPAEWLASFEERLQRMPHDGDLLHALRRVFEPPCNIVPHAALTPYTQSILRHFDRRSGVDRIVATLKQDLAREAPREIRQWLQATYDALTTHSPTMLYVTREALLRGRQMTLAECFRMELGIVTRAIEDGDFCEGVRAHLVDKDRRPRWAPATLVEVRPERVRHFISSPWRRDVHPLADLGET
- a CDS encoding DeoR/GlpR family DNA-binding transcription regulator; translated protein: MWQEDRHQRIRTLLSTLHRVSTERIMAELGVSRETVRRDLLDLEAMGELRRVHGGAVRPADEAPIDERAHTRVKAKSAVVKAATGIVASGQTLFVDAGTTTSLLAEQLAKLANLTVVTNSIDVALKMRGASGEAEAPNEVILLGGSISNRAAATMGAATVLDIHRFRADLALLSPVGIDARHGATNYDQGEADVARAMVANADRVVVLADYSKIGQRSRITWCPLERIDLLITNAKAAEAAGFASLKRKLRRVLLA
- a CDS encoding ABC transporter substrate-binding protein, with the protein product MNRTRSSRFVSMSAVAAAALVAATGMTQVWAAPPDALVAAAKQEGQLTVIALPHDWCGYGAMISAFQAKYGIKINELNPDAGSGDEVEAIKANKGNKGPQAPDVIDVGLSFGPTAKAAGLLQPYKVSTWKSIPDSAKDAEGYWYGDYYGVLSFEVNGDMIDKVPADWSDLLKPDYRNAVSLAGDPRTANQAIQAVFAAGLSQTKGNVAAADKAGLKFFADLNKSGNFVPVIGKAASLAQGTTPIIVRWDYNALADRDTLKGNPKVHVVVPKTGVVAGVYVQAISAYAPHPNAAKLWMEYLYSDEGQIGWLTGYCHPIRYNELVAAKKVPQALLDKLPPAAAYKAAVFPTLAEQDAYKDTITKQWDAAVGANVK
- a CDS encoding ABC transporter permease — its product is MAASQDLGPGSPELVVPGVPAPAPQVGPAQASGLLGWIGVVPFFVFAVLFLILPTAFLMVGAFQDAQGHFTLDNFRQLFQEGVLDAYWISFKVSAASAAGGAVLGSLLAWAAVHGKLPRWIRPTLMTFSGVASNFAGVPLAFAFICTLGRVGLVTFLLKKYVGINLYATGFSILSFWGLTLTYLYFQIPLMVLIVTPALDGLKREWREACDSLGGTAWQYWRYVALPVLWPSVLGATLLLFANSFGAVATAYALTGSSLNIVTILLYAQIRGDVLHNQNLGYALALGMILVTGLSNGGYIWLRSRAERGRR